In Reichenbachiella agarivorans, one genomic interval encodes:
- a CDS encoding M14 family metallopeptidase, whose translation MMIQNLKSCFLLLLFTTSLYPVIGQDILPPVLPWSGASEQLIADPSNPWITASEKSELTETPNYEETMAWFKKLSDASPVLKMITIGTSAQGRAIQMIIASGDKTFTSEKILSSSKPTLLVQAGIHAGEIDGKDAGMMLLRDIAFGSKGDLIKKVNFLFIPILNVDGHESVSEYGRVNQRGPKSMGWRTNARNLNLNRDYSKLETEGVRAVVTVINTYDPDLYIDLHVTDGADYQFDITYGWGGDESNSPEISQWLKSALRPAVDQALQENGHVPGPLMFAFNDEDFSEGNTEFAFSPRFSETYGASRYTPSILVENHSLKPYDQRVLGTYVLLEQTLRTLADQGKTLSKAIGVDRALRLDTVALAYDLSESLADSMDLRGIESVKLKSEITGEEYVQWTGKPIEQKIVVRKMNEVTAQVSRAKAYWIPAEWGDIIQKLKMHGVQVEVITQSQTVEVEQYRIEDYKHAARPFEGKVRVEDVTVSTSRQTITYSKGSARVTTDQPLGLLVTLLLEPQSPDSFLQWGYFHSIFSRTEYIEKYVMEPLAKQMLASDPALKSQFEEKMKEEVFANSPDLIYQWFYAQTPYYDQQWKLYPIARE comes from the coding sequence ATGATGATTCAAAACCTAAAAAGCTGCTTCCTATTATTGCTATTTACGACCAGTTTATACCCAGTGATAGGTCAGGATATTTTGCCTCCAGTGTTGCCGTGGAGTGGTGCCAGTGAGCAATTGATTGCAGATCCATCCAATCCTTGGATTACAGCGAGTGAAAAATCCGAGCTGACTGAGACACCCAACTATGAGGAAACCATGGCTTGGTTCAAGAAGTTATCCGATGCTTCACCAGTTCTAAAAATGATTACCATCGGCACCAGTGCACAAGGTCGTGCAATTCAAATGATCATTGCTTCTGGTGACAAGACTTTCACATCTGAAAAAATCCTGTCATCTTCAAAGCCAACGTTGCTAGTACAAGCGGGAATCCATGCAGGTGAAATCGATGGCAAAGACGCTGGGATGATGTTGCTACGTGACATTGCTTTTGGATCCAAAGGTGATTTGATCAAGAAGGTGAATTTCCTTTTTATCCCTATTCTCAACGTAGATGGACACGAGAGTGTGAGCGAATACGGCAGAGTCAATCAAAGAGGTCCTAAATCCATGGGCTGGAGAACCAACGCTAGAAACTTGAATCTCAACAGAGATTACAGCAAGTTGGAGACTGAGGGAGTACGGGCAGTCGTGACGGTAATCAATACCTATGATCCAGATTTGTACATAGATCTACATGTCACAGATGGTGCAGATTATCAATTCGATATCACCTATGGCTGGGGTGGCGATGAGAGCAATTCTCCAGAGATCAGCCAATGGTTGAAGTCAGCGTTGCGTCCTGCAGTAGATCAAGCTTTGCAGGAGAATGGGCATGTCCCTGGACCATTGATGTTTGCTTTCAATGACGAAGATTTTTCCGAGGGTAACACTGAATTTGCCTTTAGTCCGCGTTTTTCAGAGACCTATGGTGCATCGAGGTATACACCCAGTATTTTAGTGGAGAATCATTCTCTCAAACCTTATGACCAGCGTGTCCTAGGGACTTACGTTTTGCTAGAACAAACTTTGAGAACATTGGCTGACCAAGGAAAGACCTTGAGCAAGGCCATTGGTGTGGACAGAGCTTTGAGATTGGACACGGTTGCATTGGCTTATGATCTAAGTGAGTCTTTGGCAGATTCTATGGATTTGCGAGGAATCGAGTCTGTCAAGTTGAAGTCCGAAATCACAGGAGAAGAGTATGTCCAATGGACTGGAAAGCCTATCGAACAGAAAATAGTGGTGCGAAAAATGAATGAGGTAACCGCCCAAGTGAGTAGAGCCAAGGCATATTGGATCCCTGCAGAATGGGGGGATATCATCCAAAAGCTCAAAATGCATGGGGTGCAGGTCGAGGTGATTACACAGAGCCAAACAGTAGAGGTAGAACAATATCGCATAGAAGATTACAAACATGCAGCTAGGCCATTTGAAGGGAAAGTGAGAGTAGAAGATGTGACGGTCAGCACCAGTCGTCAAACTATCACCTATTCCAAAGGCTCTGCTAGGGTAACCACCGATCAGCCATTGGGTTTATTGGTGACTTTATTGTTGGAGCCCCAGTCTCCGGATAGTTTCTTGCAGTGGGGGTACTTCCATTCTATTTTTTCTAGAACCGAGTACATCGAAAAGTATGTGATGGAGCCATTGGCCAAACAAATGTTGGCATCTGATCCAGCACTCAAATCACAATTTGAAGAGAAAATGAAAGAGGAGGTATTTGCCAATTCGCCCGATCTGATTTATCAATGGTTTTATGCACAAACACCCTATTATGATCAGCAGTGGAAGCTATACCCTATAGCTAGAGAGTAA
- a CDS encoding DUF4293 domain-containing protein: MIQRIQSVFLFLVAASLITLTFFPLWNKVDPAKSEMVKLTVMELTHTKVDIDTHEEQLIAQTPTFYIALVALIAAGIALYSISQYKNRLLQMKLGALNSLVMAGALGLSVYFIFQGEKMIAPEQQGNYLFGFYLFVSAMLFNTLANRFIRKDEQLVKSADRIR; the protein is encoded by the coding sequence ATGATACAAAGAATCCAATCCGTATTTCTTTTCTTAGTTGCAGCGAGTTTGATCACCTTGACCTTCTTTCCCTTGTGGAACAAGGTCGATCCAGCGAAAAGCGAAATGGTAAAGCTGACTGTTATGGAGTTGACTCATACCAAAGTGGATATCGATACGCACGAGGAGCAGCTGATCGCACAGACACCAACTTTTTACATTGCCTTGGTGGCATTGATTGCGGCAGGGATCGCATTGTATTCGATCTCGCAGTATAAAAACCGTCTTTTGCAGATGAAACTGGGTGCGCTCAACTCATTGGTGATGGCAGGAGCATTGGGATTGTCGGTTTATTTTATTTTTCAAGGAGAAAAAATGATTGCTCCTGAGCAGCAAGGTAATTACCTGTTTGGTTTTTATCTTTTCGTGTCAGCGATGTTGTTCAATACATTGGCCAACAGGTTTATTCGCAAGGATGAGCAATTGGTCAAATCTGCTGATAGAATCAGATAG
- the cdaA gene encoding diadenylate cyclase CdaA, with product MVLGFHIGFLEVGWVDLIDIFFVSILLYQVYKLMRGSVAIKIFLGFLFLYLIYLVVQAADMELVSLILGQFMGVGVIAVIILFQQEIRKFLLILGKTTIFEEGNVFKNIKKLWTEKFDDSYLSILTPLIDAIKTMSGSNTGALIVFSKDSELKFFADSGDRLGAIVSKRLILAIFNKLSPLHDGAIIINNNKIIAARCILPVSERDDVPASYGLRHRAALGMSENTDSLVVIVSEETGQLSTARNGVFEHNLSTKEVKTRIHEYLITDKKNRNRPLDPKLDKEAERPAKIA from the coding sequence GTGGTATTAGGATTTCATATAGGTTTTTTAGAGGTAGGATGGGTCGACTTGATCGACATCTTCTTCGTGTCGATACTGTTGTATCAGGTGTACAAACTGATGCGTGGGAGTGTGGCGATCAAGATATTTTTGGGCTTTTTGTTCCTATACTTGATTTATTTGGTCGTACAGGCTGCTGATATGGAATTGGTGAGTCTGATTTTGGGGCAGTTCATGGGGGTAGGAGTCATCGCGGTAATTATCTTGTTTCAGCAGGAGATTAGAAAGTTCCTTTTGATCCTCGGTAAGACTACTATTTTCGAAGAAGGGAATGTGTTCAAGAATATCAAGAAACTTTGGACTGAAAAATTTGATGACAGCTACCTCAGTATATTGACGCCTCTCATTGATGCGATCAAAACGATGAGTGGATCCAATACGGGTGCTCTGATTGTTTTTTCTAAGGACTCAGAACTAAAGTTTTTTGCAGACTCTGGAGATCGATTGGGAGCAATTGTATCCAAGCGTTTGATTCTCGCAATTTTCAATAAACTTTCTCCTTTGCATGATGGTGCCATCATCATCAACAACAACAAGATCATAGCTGCACGTTGTATTTTGCCAGTCTCTGAGCGAGACGATGTGCCTGCGAGTTATGGTTTGAGACACAGGGCAGCTTTGGGGATGTCCGAAAATACGGACTCTCTTGTCGTGATCGTTTCAGAAGAAACTGGACAATTGTCCACTGCGCGAAATGGTGTGTTTGAGCATAATCTATCCACCAAAGAGGTAAAAACAAGAATCCATGAATACCTCATCACTGATAAGAAAAACAGAAATAGACCACTAGATCCAAAGCTTGACAAAGAGGCAGAGCGTCCTGCAAAGATCGCTTAA
- the folP gene encoding dihydropteroate synthase, translating to MIATPTPKFINVRGQLMDLSIPKIMGIVNVTPDSFYDGGQIRSNRDLLHKVEKMLADGADILDVGAYSSRPGAAEVSEKEERKLATHAVSEIVKAFPEAVVSIDSFRMTVARASLDVGASIINDISGGELDESMFDLVIERNVPYIMMHMRGNPQTMSQMTDYKDIISDIIDYFNFKLSQLTRKGVKDIIIDPGFGFAKTREQNFELMNKLELLWMLDVPMLCGISRKSMIFKTLNCTPDQALNGTTALNMASLMKGASILRVHDVREAKETITLFQEIKNR from the coding sequence TTGATTGCAACACCTACACCTAAGTTTATAAATGTCAGAGGTCAGTTGATGGATTTGTCAATTCCCAAAATCATGGGGATAGTCAATGTGACACCTGATTCGTTCTATGATGGGGGACAGATTCGTTCCAATCGAGACTTGCTTCACAAAGTGGAGAAAATGCTCGCTGATGGTGCGGATATTTTGGATGTTGGGGCTTATTCTAGTAGGCCAGGTGCAGCAGAGGTATCAGAGAAAGAAGAGAGGAAGTTGGCAACCCATGCGGTGAGTGAGATCGTGAAGGCTTTTCCTGAGGCTGTGGTGTCCATAGATTCGTTTCGGATGACGGTTGCCAGAGCATCTTTGGATGTGGGGGCGTCTATCATCAATGACATCTCTGGTGGAGAATTGGACGAAAGCATGTTTGATCTGGTGATTGAGCGCAATGTACCCTACATCATGATGCACATGCGAGGAAATCCCCAGACCATGTCGCAAATGACTGATTATAAGGACATCATTTCAGATATAATTGATTATTTTAACTTCAAACTGAGTCAGCTTACCAGAAAGGGTGTAAAAGATATCATCATCGATCCGGGTTTTGGTTTTGCCAAAACAAGAGAGCAGAATTTTGAATTGATGAACAAACTGGAACTCCTTTGGATGCTGGACGTACCTATGTTGTGCGGAATATCTCGCAAGTCGATGATCTTCAAGACACTGAATTGCACGCCGGATCAGGCGTTAAATGGTACTACCGCATTGAATATGGCCAGTTTGATGAAAGGTGCTTCGATCCTGCGAGTGCATGATGTCAGGGAAGCCAAAGAGACGATTACCTTGTTTCAAGAAATAAAGAATAGATAA
- a CDS encoding DUF1599 domain-containing protein yields MEEQTVSEYREVIKACKDIFEKKTKDYGTAWRILRSSSLTDQIFIKAKRIRSIQEKGSQKIQEDIGGEFIAIINYCIMAILQIRWEDENRLEIPYEELEPLYDQIADDTMHLLMNKNHDYGEAWRDMRVSSMTDIILMKILRTKQIEDNQGKTLVSEGVDANYQDMINYAVFCLIKLDTI; encoded by the coding sequence TTGGAAGAACAAACCGTAAGCGAATATAGAGAAGTTATCAAGGCTTGTAAAGATATTTTCGAAAAGAAAACCAAGGACTATGGTACGGCATGGAGAATCCTGCGTAGCTCATCGCTGACAGACCAGATATTCATCAAAGCCAAAAGAATCCGATCGATTCAAGAAAAAGGATCGCAAAAAATACAGGAAGATATTGGCGGAGAATTCATCGCCATCATCAACTATTGCATCATGGCCATCTTACAAATCAGGTGGGAGGACGAAAATAGATTGGAAATCCCATATGAAGAACTGGAACCTCTCTATGACCAAATCGCAGACGACACCATGCATCTGCTCATGAACAAAAACCATGACTATGGCGAAGCATGGAGAGACATGCGTGTGTCCTCTATGACTGACATCATCCTGATGAAAATATTGAGAACGAAACAGATCGAGGACAACCAAGGAAAAACATTGGTCTCCGAAGGAGTAGATGCCAACTACCAAGACATGATCAACTATGCAGTGTTTTGTCTCATCAAGCTGGACACCATTTAG
- a CDS encoding BT_3928 family protein encodes MKHLHTVLRVLVGGLFIFSGLIKVNDPVGTSIKLEEYFEVFATQFAGFFHLFVPLALPLAVILVVMEVVLGIAIIINYQPKLTQYTILGLIVFFTFLTGYSAITNTVTDCGCFGDAIKLTPWESFTKDIILLIMIVVIMVLDKPKKEKANMMEHGVIGASSLLCLILAFTAINHLPFIDFRAYKIGAHIPTNMQPSADFIYEYVVSKDGKEYTFSEYPNDPEYKFVSMTHVNPEAGPKITDFAVWDDNGDFTEEVFKGNKLFVILYDVTQSNLEGIADINTLVQSLNGKVEVYALTASAAATYEEFAQANSFNIKYYYTDATVLKTIARSNPGLWLLQNGTVKGKWHHNDVPNYSEVLDLLKL; translated from the coding sequence ATGAAACACCTACATACAGTTTTAAGAGTTCTCGTGGGAGGGCTATTTATTTTTTCAGGTCTCATCAAGGTCAACGATCCTGTAGGCACCTCGATCAAATTAGAAGAATACTTTGAGGTTTTTGCAACGCAATTTGCAGGCTTCTTTCATCTATTTGTACCGCTTGCATTGCCTCTGGCAGTGATTCTAGTAGTCATGGAGGTAGTACTAGGTATCGCCATCATCATCAATTACCAACCCAAACTCACGCAATACACTATTTTGGGTCTCATAGTTTTCTTTACTTTCCTCACGGGATACTCTGCCATTACCAACACCGTGACAGACTGTGGCTGCTTTGGCGATGCAATCAAACTGACACCCTGGGAGTCCTTTACCAAGGACATCATTCTCTTGATAATGATTGTCGTCATTATGGTTTTGGACAAACCTAAAAAGGAAAAAGCCAATATGATGGAGCATGGTGTCATTGGAGCATCCTCATTATTATGTTTGATTTTGGCGTTCACAGCCATCAATCACCTGCCTTTCATAGACTTCAGAGCATACAAAATTGGCGCACATATCCCTACCAATATGCAACCTTCTGCGGATTTCATCTATGAATATGTGGTGAGTAAAGATGGAAAGGAATATACATTCAGCGAATACCCCAATGATCCTGAATATAAATTCGTCTCCATGACCCATGTCAATCCGGAGGCCGGTCCAAAAATCACAGACTTTGCTGTTTGGGATGACAATGGTGATTTTACAGAAGAGGTATTCAAAGGCAACAAATTATTCGTGATACTCTATGACGTGACCCAATCCAATCTGGAGGGCATAGCAGACATCAACACGCTCGTGCAATCACTCAATGGCAAAGTGGAAGTGTATGCACTGACAGCATCTGCCGCAGCGACCTACGAAGAATTTGCGCAGGCAAACAGCTTCAACATCAAATACTACTACACAGACGCTACCGTATTGAAGACCATTGCCAGATCCAATCCTGGTCTTTGGTTGCTACAAAATGGTACTGTCAAAGGAAAATGGCACCACAACGATGTGCCAAACTACTCAGAAGTATTAGATTTGCTGAAGTTATAA
- a CDS encoding M48 family metalloprotease: protein MKYTLLTVRTLAIATMILAISSCDKNNNLSLFSAADDAQLGAQVAAQIADDPTNYPLLPETGNEEAYEYLQAIVDDIMATGEVQYKTEFAWEVYIIDQDVLNAFCTPGGYIYVYTGLIKYLDNVDDLAGVMGHEMAHADLRHSSRQLQTQYGVGTLLSLLLGDNPNQLAEIAAGLANGISSLQFSQKHEKESDARSVEYLAGTDYACNGAASFFEKLLEDGQGSTSGLEAFLSTHPSSESRVEDINEKADDLNCDKTLSNDNTNGMSYQAFQALFD from the coding sequence ATGAAATATACGCTACTTACTGTCAGAACCCTTGCTATCGCAACAATGATTTTGGCGATCTCATCTTGTGACAAAAATAACAACCTTTCTTTGTTTTCGGCAGCTGATGACGCACAATTAGGTGCTCAAGTAGCCGCCCAGATCGCAGATGACCCTACCAATTATCCTTTGTTACCTGAAACAGGAAATGAAGAAGCCTACGAGTACCTGCAAGCCATCGTCGACGACATCATGGCTACTGGCGAAGTGCAGTACAAAACAGAGTTTGCTTGGGAAGTGTACATCATCGACCAAGATGTACTCAACGCTTTTTGTACGCCAGGTGGGTACATCTATGTATATACAGGCTTGATCAAATACCTGGATAATGTAGATGACTTGGCAGGTGTGATGGGGCATGAAATGGCACATGCTGATCTCAGACACTCTAGTAGACAACTCCAAACCCAATACGGGGTGGGGACACTATTGAGCTTATTGCTAGGGGACAATCCCAATCAACTAGCAGAAATAGCTGCAGGACTAGCCAATGGAATTTCTTCTTTGCAATTTTCTCAAAAACATGAAAAGGAATCTGATGCAAGATCAGTAGAGTACCTAGCGGGAACCGATTATGCTTGCAACGGCGCAGCTTCTTTCTTTGAAAAACTATTGGAAGACGGCCAAGGGTCTACAAGCGGCTTAGAAGCATTCCTAAGTACCCACCCCTCTTCTGAGAGCCGTGTGGAAGACATCAACGAAAAAGCAGATGACCTAAACTGTGACAAAACCCTCAGCAATGACAACACCAATGGAATGTCCTATCAGGCATTTCAAGCTTTGTTTGACTAG
- a CDS encoding thioredoxin domain-containing protein, with amino-acid sequence MRTNKIEMMKSGLIMLCLLIVLSSQVNAQSTDLYIVINEATWCPYCKANGQRIHQLIDEYTEGKQIVVLSNDVTDGETKKKTEPQLEEMGVLYYMKNHKEAAVIFVFDAKTKKIAEKFSIKTDNKKVIAYLNKAMESTVN; translated from the coding sequence ATGAGAACTAATAAAATAGAGATGATGAAAAGTGGATTAATAATGCTTTGTTTGTTGATTGTGCTTTCGAGCCAAGTAAATGCACAATCAACAGATTTGTATATTGTGATCAATGAGGCAACTTGGTGTCCCTATTGCAAGGCCAATGGACAAAGAATTCATCAATTGATAGATGAATATACTGAAGGGAAGCAGATTGTTGTATTAAGCAACGATGTGACTGATGGTGAAACCAAGAAAAAAACCGAACCACAGTTGGAGGAAATGGGGGTTTTGTACTACATGAAAAATCACAAGGAAGCAGCAGTGATCTTTGTGTTTGATGCCAAAACCAAAAAGATAGCAGAGAAGTTTAGTATCAAAACAGACAATAAAAAAGTAATCGCGTACCTGAACAAAGCCATGGAATCTACAGTTAATTGA
- a CDS encoding leucine-rich repeat domain-containing protein, translating to MTKMTWLYILIPLLVLGIFIVTGAKSPDKYKYLFRNTILSKSQKLELGAVLRGRVYYPRYFYIPTLKQYLVYSDVDETGPFHSNRLYNNDWGKVHARLDEQGNVLESFKTDLRFSTKSGCFYGPKTYIPWLESGKIDQVPYDSIYNETFELGQNAFNALLIELYQHADYVEYINLRASNDDLHQAAVIFRREGKVEILLSGLRDSRLNCNFQENKMTNNFEDYYSPIMRDATAYADSPPRMQLIALETNNDNPFLYWRRWFKNPFRIEAYKSEESQGWVGIMEFHGIPIYLPEDGLGSAYVRFSVKGDLFRFKVLDVYKSSFLPLYNLGLRTFQLPESIRTEHSLTFMESVQNSGQNRLGGGVFVVRSSTQSNSSADLPSGLTEERFNTLPINLQEALMHPDNATDLIIHDKSISTWIPEIELLKNLKHLELNTSMTEIPDEIAKFPQLQELIVQNGQIQRVSPQLATLQNLTLLDLYSNNLTAFPECILQLKNLERLDIGYNEISSLPAEISGLHRLKNLELISTNLSSLPESMIDMKQLYIYDAGSLQNKLSSAYQHLFELKFSNEQ from the coding sequence ATGACGAAAATGACCTGGCTCTACATCTTAATCCCCCTTCTTGTTTTGGGTATCTTTATAGTCACTGGAGCCAAAAGCCCAGACAAGTACAAATACTTGTTTCGAAACACCATTCTGAGTAAATCTCAAAAATTAGAATTGGGAGCAGTGCTGCGTGGACGAGTATATTACCCTCGCTACTTCTACATACCTACCCTCAAACAATACCTCGTCTATTCGGATGTGGACGAAACAGGGCCGTTTCATTCTAATAGACTCTACAACAATGATTGGGGCAAAGTACATGCGCGCTTGGACGAACAAGGCAATGTTTTAGAATCCTTCAAAACGGATTTGAGATTTTCGACCAAAAGTGGGTGCTTTTATGGCCCTAAAACTTACATTCCTTGGTTAGAAAGTGGTAAGATTGATCAGGTTCCCTATGACAGCATTTACAACGAAACATTTGAATTAGGTCAAAACGCATTCAATGCGTTGTTGATTGAATTGTATCAGCATGCAGATTACGTCGAGTACATCAATCTGAGAGCATCCAATGATGACTTGCATCAAGCTGCTGTGATTTTTAGGCGAGAGGGTAAGGTTGAGATCCTATTGTCAGGACTCAGAGACAGTCGTTTGAATTGCAATTTTCAAGAAAACAAAATGACCAACAATTTTGAGGACTATTACAGTCCTATCATGCGTGACGCAACTGCCTATGCGGATTCACCACCTCGCATGCAATTGATTGCCTTAGAAACCAACAACGACAATCCCTTTTTGTACTGGAGACGTTGGTTCAAGAATCCCTTTCGAATCGAGGCATACAAAAGTGAAGAATCTCAAGGGTGGGTTGGCATCATGGAATTTCACGGAATCCCAATTTATCTTCCTGAAGACGGATTAGGCTCTGCATATGTCCGCTTTTCAGTAAAAGGTGATCTCTTTAGATTCAAAGTATTGGACGTGTACAAAAGCAGCTTTTTGCCTTTGTACAACCTTGGCCTCCGAACCTTTCAGTTACCTGAATCTATCCGAACAGAGCACTCACTTACATTCATGGAGTCTGTACAAAACTCAGGTCAAAACCGACTTGGCGGTGGGGTATTTGTTGTCCGATCTAGTACCCAAAGTAATTCCTCCGCAGACCTGCCTTCAGGTCTTACAGAAGAACGTTTCAATACGCTACCCATCAATCTGCAAGAAGCATTGATGCACCCAGACAATGCTACGGATCTCATTATTCACGACAAAAGCATCTCAACATGGATTCCTGAGATAGAGCTCCTCAAAAACCTGAAACATTTGGAGCTAAACACGTCCATGACTGAAATCCCAGATGAGATTGCAAAATTCCCTCAACTTCAAGAATTGATCGTCCAGAACGGACAAATTCAACGTGTCTCTCCTCAATTGGCAACACTACAAAATTTGACACTCTTGGATCTTTACTCCAACAATCTGACAGCGTTTCCAGAGTGCATTCTACAATTGAAAAATCTTGAAAGACTAGATATTGGCTACAACGAAATCTCTAGTCTCCCTGCCGAAATCAGTGGATTGCATAGACTAAAAAATTTGGAACTGATATCCACCAACTTGAGCTCCTTGCCAGAGTCAATGATTGACATGAAGCAATTGTATATCTATGACGCAGGCAGCCTACAGAATAAACTCTCATCGGCTTATCAACACTTGTTTGAACTCAAATTTTCTAATGAACAGTAG
- a CDS encoding DMT family transporter codes for MGVYSTKKVAVLIAMLGVVLFSAKAVMVKLVYQYEVDTVTLLLFRMMLSLPFYLLVAMLNWSVLKSKLTVKIAISVVVFGFLGYYLASYFDFLGLQYIKASLERIILFIYPTVVLVLSSVFLKRKITRVQVLAILITYLGIVIMYYQEPNFMELSSLLGVGLIVLSALTYASYLVGSDWLIPQLGSTLFTSLAMMVSCVCVCLHYAVVGDFQFTSYPHQVYWLSLAMAIFSTVIPSYLISYAIKILGAPNFSVIASLGPVSTIVLAWMFLGETLSWGQILGAIVVIGGVYVVTQKK; via the coding sequence ATGGGTGTGTATAGTACAAAGAAGGTTGCTGTTTTGATTGCCATGTTAGGCGTTGTGCTGTTCTCTGCCAAGGCGGTCATGGTCAAGTTGGTCTATCAGTATGAAGTAGATACCGTTACGCTGTTGCTGTTTAGGATGATGCTGTCCTTGCCATTCTACCTGTTGGTTGCCATGCTGAATTGGTCAGTTCTAAAAAGCAAACTGACGGTCAAAATCGCCATATCTGTTGTTGTCTTTGGATTTTTGGGCTACTATTTAGCAAGCTATTTTGACTTTCTAGGCTTGCAATATATCAAAGCAAGTCTAGAGCGGATCATCTTATTTATATACCCAACTGTCGTGCTTGTCTTGTCTTCTGTTTTTCTGAAAAGGAAAATCACCAGGGTTCAAGTTTTGGCCATTTTGATTACCTACTTAGGGATAGTAATCATGTACTATCAAGAACCGAATTTTATGGAGTTGTCAAGCCTCCTTGGTGTGGGGCTGATTGTATTAAGTGCTTTGACTTACGCTTCCTATTTGGTAGGTAGTGATTGGTTGATCCCGCAGCTAGGGTCTACTTTATTTACTTCGTTGGCGATGATGGTATCATGTGTTTGTGTCTGTTTGCATTATGCTGTGGTGGGAGATTTTCAATTCACTTCTTACCCTCATCAGGTGTATTGGCTTAGTTTGGCAATGGCAATTTTTTCTACTGTGATCCCTTCCTATTTGATTTCCTATGCCATCAAAATACTCGGTGCTCCCAACTTCTCTGTAATCGCTAGTTTGGGCCCTGTTTCTACAATCGTTTTGGCTTGGATGTTTTTGGGTGAGACATTGAGTTGGGGACAGATATTGGGAGCTATTGTCGTGATTGGTGGCGTGTATGTAGTCACACAAAAGAAGTAA